The following coding sequences are from one Agelaius phoeniceus isolate bAgePho1 chromosome 24, bAgePho1.hap1, whole genome shotgun sequence window:
- the LOC129129803 gene encoding forkhead-associated domain-containing protein 1 isoform X3 yields the protein MRAFLKSSEGCFQLKSYTTTIGSHRGADIVLQSAGVAERHAALEFSASDNSFILQDFNSPQGTFVNSCQVQNAAVRVRPGDILSFGTAGASFELVLEGAAQMSCPPLKRHVGWSGQLQVAAEPKPWTPASPLCLPSLQGQLPPDSLGSGAPRAPGRVPHLVLPRRPASARDRSTASATSLDTSSRTSAVRPVSASFSGDGASSVGRAPSLGPHKVDLLLQGKQGEKLLEKEVGRLFGLETELKGKDEVMRDLQEEIAAMAKKLAQAAMRNEAELTQKLLTFNQELGAQTEEIKALREQINDLQKGSNQVFSRSLHERDLEVGRLRRESEKLKRDQALTAGLVSNMQKEQKIQQLQQETEKLSKENREKDKQLAVVSAKCSRIKEETKHELREQELISCRNRIEELQRDLEGLQRQIQKHESVQKQLAEKAKAEEELKAAWSQQARQLREMERRERLLRSDVQRAGEQLESFKTRVMQVCSPSAAGSTGKPVTEQQVIEKVRQISDENKQSHEREKTLQKELSSRLAKEREVSANIEVFKNSLQKLQACLRSPCSSASLQGELGQLQLLCLDPSVSAIRTAVVDMARGPLSWLEGAEQLLDSAGMDLHTSGKGLLAALGSLLEKSQEMAQRNQMLQEQLEKLQELQAELLQEHTKELEAKHEQDLQIKIQQIVLEKDKESKQILESAVTEEKDKCKKSVEEEQRKIQELESHLRSMAEATAKKAEEQELTEGKLREALHKLKTITAQEAVLQQQVLQQSQQLRAVQEENELQRQKLQEEVAGYREQSRQHSLTILALEDRLLEATQQQKVLEEEKAALVEKMEGLQCDAHSSASGTWLEICPAMESHVCLRKLQEELAVVQGTLLEKKAVISRLSRELSETRARMSDMRGELSEEQKVELEHSQRQLKHREWEVHQLQEKLSEMSSLVEEKDQALRAAAEELSQAQRRCQVLRDASQQTLESTEDAPRTPVQLSEASQREPPSALAELGAKCRGLRHEETIQRQKEGLAELRERVKMLEKRQGSGAVKRDSEPLVVWMEDLPEKIIAQQRGLELEPAPVLGEKLRAGKVPDHVPNGSSFRITNSTVSLEMAEATDLGEKMYLDVIGALGSLVEMKELSGMQPLQHLPQERRAEVGLQRQKALELLYKKIRNLQVRLERKEEMLKDYEGSVEQLRQSQASLQRCQEEMSNLEDEAHREAEEKALLREALERMQLQLDQEKRLRQAAKRHKPGATKTLCSGKPKAKGCMAGAAKSGSS from the exons ATGCGAGCTTTCCTAAAGAGCTCGGAGGGGTGTTTCCAGCTGAAATCCTACACCACGACCATCGGGAGCCACAGAGGGGCTGACATCGTCCTGCAG TCTGCAGGGGTAGCAGAGCGCCATGCAGCCCTGGAATTCTCCGCCTCAGACAACAGCTTCATCCTTCAGGACTTCAACTCCCCCCAGGGCACCTTTGTCAACAGCTGCCAGGTGCAGAACGCGGCTGTCAGGGTGAGGCCGGGGGACATCCTGAGCTTCGGCACCGCGGGAGCGTCCTTcgagctggtgctggaggggGCTGCCCAG ATGTCCTGTCCCCCCTTGAAACGCCACGTGGGGTGGAGTGGGCAGCTGCAGGTGGCTGCAGAGCCCAAACCCTGGACTCCTGCATCtcctctgtgcctgccctcGCTGCAGGGGCAGCTTCCCCCTGACTCCCTGGGCAGTGgggcccccagagcccctggccGTGTGCCCCATCTGGTGCTGCCAAGGCGACCTGCGAGTGCCCGGGACAGGAGCAcagccagtgccacctctcTGGACACCTCCAGCAGGACCTCTGCCGTGAGGCCAG TCTCAGCCAGCTTCTCAGGTGATGGTGCAAGCAGTGTGGGGAGagccccttccctggggccTCACAAGGTGGATCTCCTCCTGCAGGGGAAG CAgggtgagaagctgctggagaaggaagTGGGTCGCCTTTTTGGTTTGGAAACAGAGTTAAAGGGGAAGGATGAGGTGATGAGAGACCTACAGGAGGAGATTGCAGCCATGGCAAAGAAACTGGCCCAGGCAGCCATGAGGAACGAGGCTGAGCTGACCCAGAAGCTGCTCACCTTCAACCAAGAGCTGGGAGCCCAAACAGAGGAGATCAAAGCCCTGAGGGAACAG ATCAATGACCTGCAGAAAGGCTCAAACCAAGTTTTCAGCCGTTCCCTCCATGAGAGAGACCTGGAGGTTGGGAGGCTGCGGAGGGAAAGTGAGAAGTTGAAGAGGGACCAGGCTTTGACTGCAG GTCTGGTGAGCAACAtgcaaaaagagcagaaaatccagcagctccagcaagaGACTGAAAAACTGAGTAAGGAAAACCGAGAGAAGGACAAGCAGCTGGCCGTGGTTTCAGCCAAG TGCTCGAGaattaaagaagaaacaaagcaTGAACTCAGAGAGCAGGAACTAATCTCCTGCAGAAAC CGCATCGAGGAGCTGCAGCGggacctggaggggctgcagaggcagatCCAGAAGCATGAGAGTGTCCAAAAGCAACTGGCTGAGAAAGCCAAG gcagaggaggagctgaaggcagCGTGGTCCCAGCAGGCGCGGCAGCTGCGGGAGATGGAGCGCAGGGAGCGCCTGCTGCGGTCTGATGTGCAGAGAGCTGGGGAGCAG ctggagtcCTTCAAGACCCGAGTGATGCAAGTCTGTTCTCCATCAgcagctggcagcacagggaagcCTGTaacagagcagcag GTGATAGAGAAGGTCCGGCAGATCTctgatgaaaacaaacaaagccatgAGAGAGAGAAGACTCTGCAGAAGGAATTAAGCTCCAGGCTTGCAAAGGAGAGGGAGGTGTCTGCAAACATCGAGGTGTTCAAGAACTCCCTGCAGAAGCTCCAG GCTTGCCTGAGGAGcccctgcagcagtgccagcctgcaaggggagctggggcagctgcagctgttgtgCCTGGATCCCTCTGTCTCAGCCATCAGGACAGCAGTGGTGGACATGGCACGTGGtcccctgtcctggctggagggtgcagagcagctcctggacaGCGCGGGGATGGACCTGCACACCTCTGGCAAAG GGCTGTTGGCTGCTCTCGGGAGCTTGTTGGAAAAGAGTCAGGAGATGGCACAGAGGAATCAGATGTTGCAG GAGCAATTAGagaagctccaggagctgcaggcagagctgctgcaggagcacacaAAAGAGCTGGAAGCAAAACATGAGCAAGACTTACAGataaaaatccagcaaattgtcCTGGAAAAGGACAAGGAGAGCAAACAG ATTCTGGAAAGCGCTGTCACTGAGGAGAAGGACAAGTGCAAGAAATCTGTGGAGGAAGAGCAGAGGAAGATCCAAGAGTTGGAAAGCCACCTAAGAAGCATGGCTGAG GCAACAGCAAagaaggcagaggagcaggaactgACAGAGGGAAAGCTGAGAGAAGCTTTGCACAAGCTGAAGACAATCACTGCACAAGAG GCTGTGTTACAGCAGCAggtgctccagcagagccaacaGCTCAGGGCTGTCCAGGAGGAAAATGAGTTGCAGAGGCAGAAACTGCAAGAAGAGGTAGCAGGATACAGGGAGCAAAGCAGGCAGCATTCCCTGACCATCCTGGCTTTAGAGGACAGGCTGCTAGAGGCCACgcagcagcagaaggtgctggaggaggaaaaggcagcACTTGTGGAAAAGATGGAAG GACTTCAGTGTGATGCCCACAGCTCAGCATCAGGAACTTGGCTGGAGATTTGTCCTGCCATGGAGTCTCATGTTTGTCTGAG GAaactgcaggaggagctggcagtgGTGCAGGGCACACTCCTGGAAAAGAAGGCAGTGATCAgcaggctcagcagggagctgtcAGAAACCAGAGCCAGGATGTCGGACATGAGAG GGGAGCTGAGTGAAGAGCAGAAGgtggagctggagcacagccagAGGCAGCTGAAACACCGGGAGTGGGAAGTGcaccagctccaggagaagctATCCGAGATGTCCAGCCTTGTGGAGGAGAAGGATCAggccctgagagcagcagctgaagaaTTAAG CCAAGCCCAAAGGCGCTGCCAGGTGCTGAGGGATGCTTCCCAACAAACACTGGAGAGCACAGAGGATGCTCCCAGGACACCAGTGCAGCTGAGTGAAGCCTCCCAGAGG GAGCCACCATCAGCCTTGGCTGAGCTCGGTGCGAAGTGCCGAGGCCTCAGGCACGAGGAAACGATCCAGCGCCAGAAAGAAGGTTTGGCCGAGCTCCGGGAGAGAGTAAAGATGCTGGAGAAGAGACAGGGCTCAG GTGCTGTGAAGAGAGATTCAGAGCCACTGGTGGTCTGGATGGAAGACTTACCAGAGAAAATAATAGCCCAACAAAGAGGTCTTGAGCTGGAACCTGCTCCTGTGTTGGGAGAAAAACTGAGGGCTGGCAAG GTTCCTGACCATGTTCCTAATGGGAGCTCATTCAGGATCACCAACAGCACAGTGAGCTTGGAAATGGCTGAGGCGACAGACTTGGGTGAGAAGATG TACCTTGATGTAATCGGTGCTCTGGGAAGCCTGGTGGAGATGAAGGAGCTGTCAGGaatgcagcctctgcagcacctTCCTCAGGAGAGAAGGGCAGAAGTGGGGCTGCAGAGacagaaggccctggagctgttgTACAAAAAGATCAGGAACCTCCAGGTTCGCctggaaaggaaagaagaaatgctgAAAGATTATGAGGGAAGTGTGGAGCAGCTCAG gcagagccaagcTTCCCTGCAAAGGTGCCAGGAGGAGATGTCCAACCTGGAAGATGAAGCTCACAGGGAGGCAGAAGAGAAGGCCCTGCTGAGAGAGGCTCTGGAGAGgatgcagctccagctggaccAGGAGAAGAGGCTGCGGCAAGCGGCCAAACGGCACAAG cctgGAGCCACAAAGACTCTCTGCTCGGGCAAGCCGAAGGCCAAGGGGTGCATGGCAGGTGCTGCCAAATCGGGGAGCTCATAG
- the LOC129129803 gene encoding forkhead-associated domain-containing protein 1 isoform X4 — translation MSCPPLKRHVGWSGQLQVAAEPKPWTPASPLCLPSLQGQLPPDSLGSGAPRAPGRVPHLVLPRRPASARDRSTASATSLDTSSRTSAVRPVSASFSGDGASSVGRAPSLGPHKVDLLLQGKQGEKLLEKEVGRLFGLETELKGKDEVMRDLQEEIAAMAKKLAQAAMRNEAELTQKLLTFNQELGAQTEEIKALREQINDLQKGSNQVFSRSLHERDLEVGRLRRESEKLKRDQALTAGLVSNMQKEQKIQQLQQETEKLSKENREKDKQLAVVSAKCSRIKEETKHELREQELISCRNRIEELQRDLEGLQRQIQKHESVQKQLAEKAKAEEELKAAWSQQARQLREMERRERLLRSDVQRAGEQLESFKTRVMQVCSPSAAGSTGKPVTEQQVIEKVRQISDENKQSHEREKTLQKELSSRLAKEREVSANIEVFKNSLQKLQACLRSPCSSASLQGELGQLQLLCLDPSVSAIRTAVVDMARGPLSWLEGAEQLLDSAGMDLHTSGKGLLAALGSLLEKSQEMAQRNQMLQEQLEKLQELQAELLQEHTKELEAKHEQDLQIKIQQIVLEKDKESKQILESAVTEEKDKCKKSVEEEQRKIQELESHLRSMAEATAKKAEEQELTEGKLREALHKLKTITAQEAVLQQQVLQQSQQLRAVQEENELQRQKLQEEVAGYREQSRQHSLTILALEDRLLEATQQQKVLEEEKAALVEKMEGLQCDAHSSASGTWLEICPAMESHVCLRKLQEELAVVQGTLLEKKAVISRLSRELSETRARMSDMRGELSEEQKVELEHSQRQLKHREWEVHQLQEKLSEMSSLVEEKDQALRAAAEELSQAQRRCQVLRDASQQTLESTEDAPRTPVQLSEASQRMQTGGEAVFFQEPPSALAELGAKCRGLRHEETIQRQKEGLAELRERVKMLEKRQGSGAVKRDSEPLVVWMEDLPEKIIAQQRGLELEPAPVLGEKLRAGKVPDHVPNGSSFRITNSTVSLEMAEATDLGEKMYLDVIGALGSLVEMKELSGMQPLQHLPQERRAEVGLQRQKALELLYKKIRNLQVRLERKEEMLKDYEGSVEQLRQSQASLQRCQEEMSNLEDEAHREAEEKALLREALERMQLQLDQEKRLRQAAKRHKPGATKTLCSGKPKAKGCMAGAAKSGSS, via the exons ATGTCCTGTCCCCCCTTGAAACGCCACGTGGGGTGGAGTGGGCAGCTGCAGGTGGCTGCAGAGCCCAAACCCTGGACTCCTGCATCtcctctgtgcctgccctcGCTGCAGGGGCAGCTTCCCCCTGACTCCCTGGGCAGTGgggcccccagagcccctggccGTGTGCCCCATCTGGTGCTGCCAAGGCGACCTGCGAGTGCCCGGGACAGGAGCAcagccagtgccacctctcTGGACACCTCCAGCAGGACCTCTGCCGTGAGGCCAG TCTCAGCCAGCTTCTCAGGTGATGGTGCAAGCAGTGTGGGGAGagccccttccctggggccTCACAAGGTGGATCTCCTCCTGCAGGGGAAG CAgggtgagaagctgctggagaaggaagTGGGTCGCCTTTTTGGTTTGGAAACAGAGTTAAAGGGGAAGGATGAGGTGATGAGAGACCTACAGGAGGAGATTGCAGCCATGGCAAAGAAACTGGCCCAGGCAGCCATGAGGAACGAGGCTGAGCTGACCCAGAAGCTGCTCACCTTCAACCAAGAGCTGGGAGCCCAAACAGAGGAGATCAAAGCCCTGAGGGAACAG ATCAATGACCTGCAGAAAGGCTCAAACCAAGTTTTCAGCCGTTCCCTCCATGAGAGAGACCTGGAGGTTGGGAGGCTGCGGAGGGAAAGTGAGAAGTTGAAGAGGGACCAGGCTTTGACTGCAG GTCTGGTGAGCAACAtgcaaaaagagcagaaaatccagcagctccagcaagaGACTGAAAAACTGAGTAAGGAAAACCGAGAGAAGGACAAGCAGCTGGCCGTGGTTTCAGCCAAG TGCTCGAGaattaaagaagaaacaaagcaTGAACTCAGAGAGCAGGAACTAATCTCCTGCAGAAAC CGCATCGAGGAGCTGCAGCGggacctggaggggctgcagaggcagatCCAGAAGCATGAGAGTGTCCAAAAGCAACTGGCTGAGAAAGCCAAG gcagaggaggagctgaaggcagCGTGGTCCCAGCAGGCGCGGCAGCTGCGGGAGATGGAGCGCAGGGAGCGCCTGCTGCGGTCTGATGTGCAGAGAGCTGGGGAGCAG ctggagtcCTTCAAGACCCGAGTGATGCAAGTCTGTTCTCCATCAgcagctggcagcacagggaagcCTGTaacagagcagcag GTGATAGAGAAGGTCCGGCAGATCTctgatgaaaacaaacaaagccatgAGAGAGAGAAGACTCTGCAGAAGGAATTAAGCTCCAGGCTTGCAAAGGAGAGGGAGGTGTCTGCAAACATCGAGGTGTTCAAGAACTCCCTGCAGAAGCTCCAG GCTTGCCTGAGGAGcccctgcagcagtgccagcctgcaaggggagctggggcagctgcagctgttgtgCCTGGATCCCTCTGTCTCAGCCATCAGGACAGCAGTGGTGGACATGGCACGTGGtcccctgtcctggctggagggtgcagagcagctcctggacaGCGCGGGGATGGACCTGCACACCTCTGGCAAAG GGCTGTTGGCTGCTCTCGGGAGCTTGTTGGAAAAGAGTCAGGAGATGGCACAGAGGAATCAGATGTTGCAG GAGCAATTAGagaagctccaggagctgcaggcagagctgctgcaggagcacacaAAAGAGCTGGAAGCAAAACATGAGCAAGACTTACAGataaaaatccagcaaattgtcCTGGAAAAGGACAAGGAGAGCAAACAG ATTCTGGAAAGCGCTGTCACTGAGGAGAAGGACAAGTGCAAGAAATCTGTGGAGGAAGAGCAGAGGAAGATCCAAGAGTTGGAAAGCCACCTAAGAAGCATGGCTGAG GCAACAGCAAagaaggcagaggagcaggaactgACAGAGGGAAAGCTGAGAGAAGCTTTGCACAAGCTGAAGACAATCACTGCACAAGAG GCTGTGTTACAGCAGCAggtgctccagcagagccaacaGCTCAGGGCTGTCCAGGAGGAAAATGAGTTGCAGAGGCAGAAACTGCAAGAAGAGGTAGCAGGATACAGGGAGCAAAGCAGGCAGCATTCCCTGACCATCCTGGCTTTAGAGGACAGGCTGCTAGAGGCCACgcagcagcagaaggtgctggaggaggaaaaggcagcACTTGTGGAAAAGATGGAAG GACTTCAGTGTGATGCCCACAGCTCAGCATCAGGAACTTGGCTGGAGATTTGTCCTGCCATGGAGTCTCATGTTTGTCTGAG GAaactgcaggaggagctggcagtgGTGCAGGGCACACTCCTGGAAAAGAAGGCAGTGATCAgcaggctcagcagggagctgtcAGAAACCAGAGCCAGGATGTCGGACATGAGAG GGGAGCTGAGTGAAGAGCAGAAGgtggagctggagcacagccagAGGCAGCTGAAACACCGGGAGTGGGAAGTGcaccagctccaggagaagctATCCGAGATGTCCAGCCTTGTGGAGGAGAAGGATCAggccctgagagcagcagctgaagaaTTAAG CCAAGCCCAAAGGCGCTGCCAGGTGCTGAGGGATGCTTCCCAACAAACACTGGAGAGCACAGAGGATGCTCCCAGGACACCAGTGCAGCTGAGTGAAGCCTCCCAGAGG ATGCAGACTGGGGGAGAAGCTGTCTTCTTTCAGGAGCCACCATCAGCCTTGGCTGAGCTCGGTGCGAAGTGCCGAGGCCTCAGGCACGAGGAAACGATCCAGCGCCAGAAAGAAGGTTTGGCCGAGCTCCGGGAGAGAGTAAAGATGCTGGAGAAGAGACAGGGCTCAG GTGCTGTGAAGAGAGATTCAGAGCCACTGGTGGTCTGGATGGAAGACTTACCAGAGAAAATAATAGCCCAACAAAGAGGTCTTGAGCTGGAACCTGCTCCTGTGTTGGGAGAAAAACTGAGGGCTGGCAAG GTTCCTGACCATGTTCCTAATGGGAGCTCATTCAGGATCACCAACAGCACAGTGAGCTTGGAAATGGCTGAGGCGACAGACTTGGGTGAGAAGATG TACCTTGATGTAATCGGTGCTCTGGGAAGCCTGGTGGAGATGAAGGAGCTGTCAGGaatgcagcctctgcagcacctTCCTCAGGAGAGAAGGGCAGAAGTGGGGCTGCAGAGacagaaggccctggagctgttgTACAAAAAGATCAGGAACCTCCAGGTTCGCctggaaaggaaagaagaaatgctgAAAGATTATGAGGGAAGTGTGGAGCAGCTCAG gcagagccaagcTTCCCTGCAAAGGTGCCAGGAGGAGATGTCCAACCTGGAAGATGAAGCTCACAGGGAGGCAGAAGAGAAGGCCCTGCTGAGAGAGGCTCTGGAGAGgatgcagctccagctggaccAGGAGAAGAGGCTGCGGCAAGCGGCCAAACGGCACAAG cctgGAGCCACAAAGACTCTCTGCTCGGGCAAGCCGAAGGCCAAGGGGTGCATGGCAGGTGCTGCCAAATCGGGGAGCTCATAG
- the LOC129129803 gene encoding forkhead-associated domain-containing protein 1 isoform X9, which produces MERRERLLRSDVQRAGEQLESFKTRVMQVCSPSAAGSTGKPVTEQQVIEKVRQISDENKQSHEREKTLQKELSSRLAKEREVSANIEVFKNSLQKLQACLRSPCSSASLQGELGQLQLLCLDPSVSAIRTAVVDMARGPLSWLEGAEQLLDSAGMDLHTSGKGLLAALGSLLEKSQEMAQRNQMLQEQLEKLQELQAELLQEHTKELEAKHEQDLQIKIQQIVLEKDKESKQILESAVTEEKDKCKKSVEEEQRKIQELESHLRSMAEATAKKAEEQELTEGKLREALHKLKTITAQEAVLQQQVLQQSQQLRAVQEENELQRQKLQEEVAGYREQSRQHSLTILALEDRLLEATQQQKVLEEEKAALVEKMEGLQCDAHSSASGTWLEICPAMESHVCLRKLQEELAVVQGTLLEKKAVISRLSRELSETRARMSDMRGELSEEQKVELEHSQRQLKHREWEVHQLQEKLSEMSSLVEEKDQALRAAAEELSQAQRRCQVLRDASQQTLESTEDAPRTPVQLSEASQRMQTGGEAVFFQEPPSALAELGAKCRGLRHEETIQRQKEGLAELRERVKMLEKRQGSGAVKRDSEPLVVWMEDLPEKIIAQQRGLELEPAPVLGEKLRAGKVPDHVPNGSSFRITNSTVSLEMAEATDLGEKMYLDVIGALGSLVEMKELSGMQPLQHLPQERRAEVGLQRQKALELLYKKIRNLQVRLERKEEMLKDYEGSVEQLRQSQASLQRCQEEMSNLEDEAHREAEEKALLREALERMQLQLDQEKRLRQAAKRHKPGATKTLCSGKPKAKGCMAGAAKSGSS; this is translated from the exons ATGGAGCGCAGGGAGCGCCTGCTGCGGTCTGATGTGCAGAGAGCTGGGGAGCAG ctggagtcCTTCAAGACCCGAGTGATGCAAGTCTGTTCTCCATCAgcagctggcagcacagggaagcCTGTaacagagcagcag GTGATAGAGAAGGTCCGGCAGATCTctgatgaaaacaaacaaagccatgAGAGAGAGAAGACTCTGCAGAAGGAATTAAGCTCCAGGCTTGCAAAGGAGAGGGAGGTGTCTGCAAACATCGAGGTGTTCAAGAACTCCCTGCAGAAGCTCCAG GCTTGCCTGAGGAGcccctgcagcagtgccagcctgcaaggggagctggggcagctgcagctgttgtgCCTGGATCCCTCTGTCTCAGCCATCAGGACAGCAGTGGTGGACATGGCACGTGGtcccctgtcctggctggagggtgcagagcagctcctggacaGCGCGGGGATGGACCTGCACACCTCTGGCAAAG GGCTGTTGGCTGCTCTCGGGAGCTTGTTGGAAAAGAGTCAGGAGATGGCACAGAGGAATCAGATGTTGCAG GAGCAATTAGagaagctccaggagctgcaggcagagctgctgcaggagcacacaAAAGAGCTGGAAGCAAAACATGAGCAAGACTTACAGataaaaatccagcaaattgtcCTGGAAAAGGACAAGGAGAGCAAACAG ATTCTGGAAAGCGCTGTCACTGAGGAGAAGGACAAGTGCAAGAAATCTGTGGAGGAAGAGCAGAGGAAGATCCAAGAGTTGGAAAGCCACCTAAGAAGCATGGCTGAG GCAACAGCAAagaaggcagaggagcaggaactgACAGAGGGAAAGCTGAGAGAAGCTTTGCACAAGCTGAAGACAATCACTGCACAAGAG GCTGTGTTACAGCAGCAggtgctccagcagagccaacaGCTCAGGGCTGTCCAGGAGGAAAATGAGTTGCAGAGGCAGAAACTGCAAGAAGAGGTAGCAGGATACAGGGAGCAAAGCAGGCAGCATTCCCTGACCATCCTGGCTTTAGAGGACAGGCTGCTAGAGGCCACgcagcagcagaaggtgctggaggaggaaaaggcagcACTTGTGGAAAAGATGGAAG GACTTCAGTGTGATGCCCACAGCTCAGCATCAGGAACTTGGCTGGAGATTTGTCCTGCCATGGAGTCTCATGTTTGTCTGAG GAaactgcaggaggagctggcagtgGTGCAGGGCACACTCCTGGAAAAGAAGGCAGTGATCAgcaggctcagcagggagctgtcAGAAACCAGAGCCAGGATGTCGGACATGAGAG GGGAGCTGAGTGAAGAGCAGAAGgtggagctggagcacagccagAGGCAGCTGAAACACCGGGAGTGGGAAGTGcaccagctccaggagaagctATCCGAGATGTCCAGCCTTGTGGAGGAGAAGGATCAggccctgagagcagcagctgaagaaTTAAG CCAAGCCCAAAGGCGCTGCCAGGTGCTGAGGGATGCTTCCCAACAAACACTGGAGAGCACAGAGGATGCTCCCAGGACACCAGTGCAGCTGAGTGAAGCCTCCCAGAGG ATGCAGACTGGGGGAGAAGCTGTCTTCTTTCAGGAGCCACCATCAGCCTTGGCTGAGCTCGGTGCGAAGTGCCGAGGCCTCAGGCACGAGGAAACGATCCAGCGCCAGAAAGAAGGTTTGGCCGAGCTCCGGGAGAGAGTAAAGATGCTGGAGAAGAGACAGGGCTCAG GTGCTGTGAAGAGAGATTCAGAGCCACTGGTGGTCTGGATGGAAGACTTACCAGAGAAAATAATAGCCCAACAAAGAGGTCTTGAGCTGGAACCTGCTCCTGTGTTGGGAGAAAAACTGAGGGCTGGCAAG GTTCCTGACCATGTTCCTAATGGGAGCTCATTCAGGATCACCAACAGCACAGTGAGCTTGGAAATGGCTGAGGCGACAGACTTGGGTGAGAAGATG TACCTTGATGTAATCGGTGCTCTGGGAAGCCTGGTGGAGATGAAGGAGCTGTCAGGaatgcagcctctgcagcacctTCCTCAGGAGAGAAGGGCAGAAGTGGGGCTGCAGAGacagaaggccctggagctgttgTACAAAAAGATCAGGAACCTCCAGGTTCGCctggaaaggaaagaagaaatgctgAAAGATTATGAGGGAAGTGTGGAGCAGCTCAG gcagagccaagcTTCCCTGCAAAGGTGCCAGGAGGAGATGTCCAACCTGGAAGATGAAGCTCACAGGGAGGCAGAAGAGAAGGCCCTGCTGAGAGAGGCTCTGGAGAGgatgcagctccagctggaccAGGAGAAGAGGCTGCGGCAAGCGGCCAAACGGCACAAG cctgGAGCCACAAAGACTCTCTGCTCGGGCAAGCCGAAGGCCAAGGGGTGCATGGCAGGTGCTGCCAAATCGGGGAGCTCATAG